The Camelus bactrianus isolate YW-2024 breed Bactrian camel chromosome 1, ASM4877302v1, whole genome shotgun sequence genome segment gctcctgctcctgctgttCGCCAAGCAGGTCCTCGGTGATGGAGCCGAGCTTGGGCGCGCTGCGGCTGCGCTCCACCGGCGGCTTGTAGCAGCAGGGTCCGTGCAGAAGCAGCTTGCGCAGCGGCACTAGCGGGATGGTGTGCGCGCCCACCAGCTCCTGCTGCTGGTGACGCGCGTCGTCCCGCCGCTTGAGCCGTTTAAACTCCGCTAGAGCATTGGCAGACGTCTGGTAGAGCAGCAGGGCCATAGCCTGCGCCTTCTCGGGCTTGGACACCAGCACCGCGTGGCACCTCAGCATTACCGCCTTGTGCTTGAGCTCGTGCCGGTACACCCAGGCGAAGACCTTGGGCAGCCGCGCGTCCGCCACGCAGTAGGTAACGCGGTGCAGCAGGTAGAGGTGGCCCGGGCGGCGCAGCGCGCGCTCCTCGGCGTGCACCATGCGGATACCCTGCGCACTCACAGTCAGCTTCATCTTGGTGCCCTGACGGCCCGCCTCGCTCTTGCTCCAGATCTTGCCCACCGCTAGGTCGGTGCAGCCGTCGCCGCGCGCCTGGATGGTGGTGGCATTGCCCAAGTAGAGCACAGTGTAAGTGGGGTCCTCACTAGTGATGTGCAGCTTCTTGCGCTTCGAGCGGAACATGCTGCCCACCCGGCTGAGCGCGCCTTCGGGGCACGCCCGCGCCAGCGAGCTGAGCGCGGAGTAGTGCAGGCTCACCGCGTAGCCCTTGGGCTTGGACGCCTGCCGTGGCGGCGCCTCGGCCAACAGCTCGAACTTGTGCTTCTTCCACGGCAGCATCTCCGGAGGGCGCCCCCGCGCAGCTGGGAGGCGGCGGCCGAGGGCCGGGTGCGAACCCGGCTGAGCCACCCGCCCTGGCCGGGCTCGGCCCGGgcaagactgaaaaataaaactctgcTGGGAGTGGCCCAGTCGGAGGGAGTAGGGGCGGGGGAGTAAGGGGTGTATAGTGCTCCGGAACCCTGCCGAAAGAGGTAGgggtagaattttaaaagagaagaaaatatttaactgCTAGAGTAGGAGGTGGGAGAAAAGGCGCACATAGATTTACCCCAGCGTGGGCAGGACGAGGgcaaacaaaatgagaaagacaGCGCAAGAGTGGAGCGGAAAATATCTTTAGAAAAAGAGATGAGCGCGTGCAAATAAATGAGGGAGCCCCAGCAAAAGCAGCCGGGATGGTGCGAGAATACGCAGGAACTCCTCGGCGAAGATGAAAAGGGCCCTCCTCTCACACTCACACAGTCCCCGGGGATAGGGCCACAAACGGCGGAAACTCAACCGCCGAGTGTGCCCAGGGGCCAATGCTCCCCACCTCCAAGGAGTGCTGGAGGCAGAGAGCCCCTCGGCTGAAAGAGTCCCAGAATCAGCTGCTTGCCCCAAGTGCGCTCAGTTGGTGGGTCCGGCTGGCCGCGGCGGGCCCCGCGCAGCAGTCCCGCCGTGGCTCACTGCATCTTCGCTCCGGCAGGACACCGGGGACTCGGGCTTGGCCGGTTCACGGTCCAGGCTGGCTCGGCCAGGGCAACGCGAGGCTCCGAGGGCCGGGCGCGCGCATGGTCGGCTCCGGGGACTGTCACTACCTCATTTCTTCCCTCTGGAGGGTGTCCGACTCCACTCCCGCGATCCCCTCGCTCCGCTGCCCGCCTTTGCAGCGCGCCCCCTCCGGTGTCGCGAGCGGTAGCCACCTCGCCAGCTTCACATCCTTGCTGTCCGAGAGGAAGATCTCGGGTAAATATAGGCCGGCGCGAACCATTCGCCGAGCGGGGATAGGGGAGGAGTGGAGAAGAGGATCCGTTTCAGGCTCCGACGCCCCACGGATTCTTGGTCTCTTAAAGAGATCAGATTGCAGCCACTGGTCTAGGGAAAGAGGAGACCGATTCAATCTGGCAAATACATCCCAAATTTACCAGCATCTCTTTTATCTACAGAAATCGCCAAGACCTGGGGTTACCCCGCGGGAAAAGCCACTTGAATTCTGATACTCCACCCCCAGGCTGAATTGCAACCTCACTGAATAAATGTATGTCTCTATCGAAACTTCTGGGGGAGGTGGTGGAAGGTGGGATTTAAACTATAATTTAATATGCAAAAAGGTTGGAGAAATAGTGATTCTTTCCGTGTGTGATAGCTTTCTGAGAATAACTgggtgctgttttttttttctttttcagaattttattctattaaagaaaataaagaagagcaAACACACCCCGAGACTTATCTTTCACTACCTTGGAGCCATTTCTCCACAGGTAAAGAGCAGGAAGTGAAAAGAGAAATGAGTGGTAATAAGACGATTGGAGGGAACACTGTAGTATATAGTTGATTTTAAAAAGGTGCTTCCAGCTCCGAACCCCCAGTAGTGTCCCCTTCTTGGGTCAGGTCTCAAGGTAGAGCAGTTTTCTGAGATGTATACAATTTCTAAGTAATGCTTGTGTGTGGTTAGAACTCAGTTTACTTCGCAAGCCAGTCATTCAATTTTATTACAGCATTGTCACATTATGGATAAGAATTCCTAGTAAAAattcaaatgacatttttttattTGTGTCAAATAATGCCTAGCCACCCACTACCAGGAATGATTAGCACTAATCATTCTCTTCTCTTGTGTCAGCTGGACAATGTTGCTTTAATCATCTGACCAGCTTGACCTTTGGCTTGTTaactcatttctgggctcttggaATAACTGGCTTGCCTCTGTGGTCTGCTCAGTCAAAGCAAAAACACTTCAAGCTGGAATGTGTGATATGTCCAGATGAGACCCTACATCAAAGTCTCAGAGTCATGGGTGCTGAGTTTCAATTTAACTAACTTTCCTGAGTACCTTTGGGTAccaggccctgagctgggagCAGACCCAATTCCTGTCTCCCAGAAGCTCCCATTCCAGTGAAGGATGTAAACTCCACCCAATGCTGGGCTTCCACTGGAATGTAGATTCTATGAGAGCATCCTATATCCCCCAGGGCCTGATACAAATGGGCACTActtaattgttgaatgaatgtatgaaatATGGATGTGAACAAGAAGACAGAGTGGCTAAATGCCCTGAGAAAGACCTAAAGTACTATGAGAAGCTGGAATAAAGGTTCTTTGTGACTAAGAAAATCAGAGCAGTTTCCACAGAAGTGGTGATGTTTGTAGAACGAAGAGGGTTTTGCCAAGCAGGGAAGAATTAAGGGGCTTTCCAGATATAGAGAAgagaaagattataaaatataaaaatggatgCAAATGTGCAGTTGAAGACGGCATTTAATGATTGTAacaatgaaataagaaaatttcCTGATCAAACAAGGAAGTTTCCTGATCAACCTTTCCCCTCTCCTAGTCTCTGAAGGAAAGAATGTCCTTTTGATGGTTGGCTGGCCCCAGAGTGCCATTAGACCAGAGCTATAATGCCTTACTCCTCAGCTGCTGATGGGTTAGTGGAGACACTGTATTGGAATGAGCTGACTAGGACTATAATAGGCCATTTAGACTGAGGTTAATTCTTCTTCTGCTCACATTTCTGGAATATCTTGCAATGGCAATGCAGTAGATGGCATAtgctccaaacaaacaaacaaaatctaataAAAATCACATCAAATTAACCTGTGCTGTGACTTTTAGCTGGTCCATAATCTCAAAGTCTAAACTCTACAAAATTTGACGTCATGTTCAAGCAGTTAATATTTCCAAATTACTTGGAGGTCCAAGGGTCAGAAgggtttggggaggaagaaagaggagggacCAGGGATGGGAGCTAGGGCTGGTCTCAGCCTCTGCAAGAGGCACGTGCTTGGGCTTCATGCAGTGACAGGTGACAGGGAAACTAGTGGACCACAGCAGCAGGGAAGACTCCACTGGTGGGCCAGGCTTATCAGAGGAGCGAGAGTGTCAGCCCCAGATGCACAGGCCCACAGAGCTGTTCCTGTGGATGGGTTTCTGCCATACCTGGACTAC includes the following:
- the FAM43A gene encoding protein FAM43A, whose protein sequence is MLPWKKHKFELLAEAPPRQASKPKGYAVSLHYSALSSLARACPEGALSRVGSMFRSKRKKLHITSEDPTYTVLYLGNATTIQARGDGCTDLAVGKIWSKSEAGRQGTKMKLTVSAQGIRMVHAEERALRRPGHLYLLHRVTYCVADARLPKVFAWVYRHELKHKAVMLRCHAVLVSKPEKAQAMALLLYQTSANALAEFKRLKRRDDARHQQQELVGAHTIPLVPLRKLLLHGPCCYKPPVERSRSAPKLGSITEDLLGEQQEQEQELQEEEEEEHTEGCPEEEKDRAREGVTAEHEAEEEQRALVVTMHFECGDLLDTLEGGREEALGGGGVSHGPEAGPPPLLLGSASDMKAELSQLINDLGELSFGNDVRSLQADLRVTRLLSGESTGSESSIEGGGPDATTASAGDPSGSNDCASLDELHSG